In one Steroidobacteraceae bacterium genomic region, the following are encoded:
- a CDS encoding tryptophan 2,3-dioxygenase family protein, whose protein sequence is MSQSERGPPTKVDLSDENIHWDLGESQSYGEYLHLEKILTAQEPNSPEHDEMMFIVVHQASELWMKLLLHELAGVRRCVQKDDLDPSFKMLSRIARVQDQLLAAWEVLSTITPFEYSAFRNSLGRSSGFQSYQYRLLEFTLGNKNGQMIAVHQRDPRAYALLEQALRSPSLYDDVLRLLSQRGYEIPDESLAREFSESYVPSKKVAAAWLAVYHNAEKDWDLYELAEKLINLDHRFQLWRFHHLKTVERVIGYKPGTGGSAGVSYLAKALELKFFPELWQVRTSM, encoded by the coding sequence ATGAGTCAATCCGAGCGCGGCCCGCCCACGAAGGTCGACCTGAGCGATGAGAATATTCACTGGGATCTCGGCGAGTCCCAGTCTTATGGCGAGTATCTTCACCTGGAGAAGATACTGACGGCGCAGGAACCCAATTCGCCGGAGCACGACGAAATGATGTTCATCGTCGTGCATCAGGCTTCGGAGCTTTGGATGAAGCTCCTGCTGCATGAGCTTGCGGGTGTGCGCCGGTGCGTGCAGAAAGACGATCTTGATCCATCATTCAAGATGCTGTCGCGAATCGCGCGGGTGCAGGACCAGTTGCTGGCGGCATGGGAGGTCTTGTCGACCATAACGCCATTCGAGTATTCGGCATTCCGCAACTCGCTCGGGCGCTCGTCGGGCTTCCAGTCCTACCAGTACCGGCTGCTTGAATTCACGCTGGGCAACAAGAATGGCCAGATGATCGCCGTGCACCAGCGTGATCCGAGGGCATATGCACTCCTCGAACAGGCATTGCGCTCACCCTCGTTGTACGACGATGTACTGCGGCTGCTGAGCCAACGTGGCTACGAGATCCCTGATGAATCCCTTGCAAGGGAATTCAGCGAAAGCTACGTTCCCAGCAAGAAGGTGGCAGCGGCCTGGTTGGCGGTTTATCACAATGCGGAAAAAGACTGGGACCTGTATGAACTCGCGGAAAAACTGATCAATCTCGATCACCGTTTTCAGCTTTGGCGGTTTCATCATTTGAAAACCGTCGAACGGGTCATTGGCTACAAGCCTGGCACGGGCGGCAGCGCCGGCGTGTCCTACCTGGCCAAGGCGCTCGAGCTCAAATTCTTCCCGGAGCTATGGCAGGTGCGGACGTCGATGTAG
- the acnA gene encoding aconitate hydratase AcnA yields MTKRSQFSRKLKVGKKQYEIFSFDKLPAAKVAALPYSLKILLENLLRFEDGVNVRRSDIDAVLNWDPNATPHHEISFTPARVIMQDFTGVPCVVDLAAMREAVQRLGGNAERVNPLAPAELVIDHSVQVDNYGNAQALSSNTRIEFERNAERYAFLRWGQSAFKNFKVVPPNTGIVHQVNLEYLARVVFADNGAQAYPDTVVGTDSHTTMINGVGVLGWGVGGIEAEAAMLGQPVTMLIPQVIGVELVGSLRPGATATDLVLTVTELLRKHGVVEKFVEFFGDGLANLPLADRATIANMSPEFGSTCAIFPIDDETLRYLALSGRSRDQIDLIRSYARAQGMWREEGARPARYTNVLRLDLATVEPSLAGPKRPQDRIPVSGAKAAYRTHLGKMREERSRKNPQATGRAEVTQGQYSLNDGAVLIAAITSCTNTSNPYVMIGAALLARNAARAGLTARPWVKTSLAPGSKVVTDYLRKARLLDDLASVGFYLVGYGCTTCIGNSGPLKPEISSAVRAGDVIGCSVLSGNRNFEGRVHPEVKMNFLTSPPLVVAYALAGTMDIDLDSEPLGINRSGEPVYLRDIWPSPQLVADTVRAAIDSRMFRRSYAGVFKGDASWRAIRIPKGKIYKWDDASTYVRNPPYFDGMTMRLPSERPIDNAHVLALLGDSVTTDHISPAGSIAKSSPAARYLMDHGVQPADFNSYGARRGNHEVMMRGTFANIRLRNLLAPGTEGGVTVHVPSGEQMSIYDAAMRYATEKRALIVIGGKEYGTGSSRDWAAKGTMLLGVRAVIAESFERIHRSNLIGMGVLPLQFVDGQSAATLGLTGHETFTIAGLDGGRARQVQVSATSADGSKKSFTARVRIDTPKEQDYFRHGGILQYVLRQIATTAAKPTQAGKPRRRAKPKAKTSRPVRKTPRRTATGKGKARPGRSRIRSTSQRKPNKPKKPARAAARARKAAKRKK; encoded by the coding sequence ATGACCAAACGCTCGCAATTTAGCCGCAAACTCAAGGTCGGCAAGAAGCAATACGAAATCTTCAGCTTTGACAAGTTGCCCGCCGCCAAGGTCGCGGCTCTGCCTTACTCGTTGAAGATTCTGCTCGAGAATCTCTTGAGGTTTGAAGACGGCGTGAACGTGCGGCGCAGCGACATCGATGCCGTACTCAATTGGGACCCCAACGCGACACCGCATCACGAGATTTCGTTCACACCCGCGCGCGTCATCATGCAGGACTTCACTGGCGTGCCTTGCGTGGTTGATCTTGCGGCGATGCGCGAGGCAGTGCAGCGGCTGGGCGGCAACGCCGAGCGCGTCAATCCACTTGCGCCCGCCGAACTGGTCATCGATCACTCCGTACAGGTCGACAATTACGGCAATGCGCAGGCGCTATCGTCCAACACCAGGATCGAATTCGAACGAAATGCCGAACGTTACGCGTTTCTGCGTTGGGGCCAGTCGGCATTCAAGAATTTCAAGGTCGTGCCACCAAATACGGGCATCGTGCATCAAGTAAACCTTGAATATCTCGCACGTGTTGTGTTCGCAGACAACGGAGCCCAAGCCTATCCGGATACGGTCGTCGGCACAGACTCGCACACGACCATGATCAACGGTGTCGGTGTGCTGGGCTGGGGGGTCGGCGGTATCGAAGCCGAGGCGGCCATGCTTGGCCAGCCCGTGACCATGCTCATTCCGCAGGTAATCGGCGTCGAGCTCGTCGGCAGCCTCCGTCCGGGCGCTACCGCCACCGATCTCGTCCTGACCGTCACGGAACTGCTGCGCAAGCACGGCGTCGTCGAGAAATTCGTCGAGTTCTTCGGCGACGGCCTTGCCAATCTGCCGCTCGCGGACCGCGCGACGATTGCCAACATGTCCCCGGAATTTGGCAGCACCTGCGCCATCTTCCCGATAGATGATGAAACCCTGCGCTACCTGGCGCTGTCGGGGCGATCGCGCGACCAGATCGACCTAATCCGCAGCTACGCCCGCGCCCAGGGCATGTGGCGCGAGGAAGGTGCGAGGCCGGCGCGCTACACGAACGTCCTGCGGCTCGACCTTGCAACGGTCGAACCAAGCCTTGCCGGCCCGAAGCGGCCGCAGGATCGTATTCCAGTCAGCGGCGCCAAGGCGGCCTACCGCACCCATCTCGGCAAGATGCGTGAAGAGCGCTCGCGAAAGAATCCGCAGGCGACAGGACGCGCAGAGGTTACCCAAGGCCAGTACAGCCTGAACGACGGCGCGGTTTTGATCGCCGCCATAACGAGCTGCACGAATACCAGCAACCCCTATGTCATGATCGGCGCAGCACTGCTCGCGCGCAATGCTGCGCGTGCCGGCCTCACCGCCCGGCCGTGGGTCAAGACCAGCCTCGCGCCCGGTTCCAAGGTCGTCACGGACTACCTGCGCAAAGCGAGGCTTCTGGATGACCTCGCCAGCGTGGGTTTCTACCTGGTCGGCTACGGCTGCACGACCTGCATCGGCAATTCCGGTCCGCTTAAACCCGAAATCTCCTCGGCGGTCCGCGCCGGGGACGTGATCGGCTGCTCCGTACTGTCGGGCAATCGCAATTTCGAAGGTCGAGTGCACCCGGAAGTCAAGATGAACTTCCTAACATCACCGCCATTGGTCGTTGCCTACGCGTTGGCCGGCACCATGGATATCGATCTCGATTCGGAGCCTCTCGGCATCAATCGCAGCGGCGAACCTGTCTACCTGCGCGATATCTGGCCGTCACCTCAGCTGGTTGCGGACACGGTGCGCGCCGCAATCGATTCGCGCATGTTCCGCAGGAGTTATGCGGGCGTGTTCAAGGGCGATGCAAGCTGGCGAGCTATCCGCATTCCGAAAGGCAAGATCTACAAGTGGGATGATGCTTCGACCTATGTGCGAAATCCCCCCTACTTCGACGGCATGACCATGCGATTGCCGTCCGAACGACCGATCGACAATGCGCATGTCCTTGCGCTGCTCGGCGACTCGGTGACGACTGATCACATTTCGCCTGCCGGCAGCATCGCCAAATCGAGCCCGGCCGCGCGTTACCTGATGGACCATGGCGTGCAACCGGCGGATTTCAATTCATACGGTGCGCGACGCGGCAACCATGAAGTGATGATGCGCGGTACATTCGCGAACATCCGCCTGCGCAATCTGCTGGCACCCGGAACCGAAGGCGGAGTCACCGTGCATGTGCCGAGCGGCGAGCAGATGTCGATTTACGATGCCGCCATGCGCTATGCCACGGAAAAACGCGCGCTGATCGTCATTGGCGGCAAGGAGTATGGCACGGGCTCCTCCCGCGACTGGGCCGCGAAGGGAACGATGCTGCTTGGCGTTCGCGCCGTGATCGCCGAGAGCTTCGAACGAATTCACCGCTCCAATCTGATCGGTATGGGCGTGCTGCCGCTGCAATTTGTCGATGGCCAGTCCGCTGCCACGCTCGGACTGACCGGCCACGAGACCTTCACCATCGCCGGACTCGACGGCGGACGTGCCCGGCAGGTGCAAGTCAGTGCCACCAGCGCCGACGGTTCGAAAAAATCGTTTACGGCCCGCGTACGCATCGACACGCCGAAAGAGCAGGATTACTTCCGCCACGGCGGCATCCTGCAGTATGTCCTTCGGCAGATTGCGACAACGGCCGCCAAACCCACGCAGGCGGGGAAACCGCGCCGGCGGGCAAAGCCCAAGGCGAAAACTTCCCGGCCGGTGCGCAAGACGCCACGCAGGACGGCCACGGGGAAAGGCAAGGCGCGGCCCGGCAGGAGTCGCATACGATCGACGTCGCAGCGCAAGCCGAACAAACCAAAGAAGCCGGCGCGCGCTGCGGCGCGCGCCCGAAAGGCAGCGAAACGCAAGAAGTAG
- the msrP gene encoding protein-methionine-sulfoxide reductase catalytic subunit MsrP yields MPAYRFPLIPASEITPEEVFYNRRQALIALGAAAATMVTPGVASAAARRNAKYSVTDAPNTYEQITTYNNFYEFGTDKSDPAERAGSFRTKPWHVNVSGATRNGSIALDDLLAGIGEEERVYRFRCVEAWSMVIPWVGIPLASLLRKLDPGPKARYVAFETLFDPKQMPGQRAPILDWPYREGLRMDEAMHPLTMLATGVYGKPLPNQNGAPLRLVVPWKYGFKSIKSIVSIRFSETRPRTSWNDAAPSEYGFFANVNPQVDHPRWSQASERRIGAGFFAARQPTLMFNGYAELVADLYKGMNLQRNF; encoded by the coding sequence ATGCCCGCATACCGGTTTCCATTGATTCCCGCTTCCGAAATCACGCCAGAAGAGGTCTTCTACAATCGCCGCCAGGCGCTAATCGCGCTCGGCGCGGCCGCCGCCACCATGGTGACTCCGGGCGTGGCATCCGCCGCGGCGCGACGTAACGCGAAATACTCCGTTACTGATGCGCCGAACACCTACGAACAAATCACCACTTACAACAATTTCTACGAATTCGGCACCGACAAGAGCGATCCGGCCGAGCGGGCCGGGAGTTTCCGCACGAAACCCTGGCACGTAAACGTGAGTGGCGCTACAAGGAACGGCAGTATTGCGCTCGATGACCTGCTCGCCGGAATCGGCGAGGAAGAGCGCGTCTACCGGTTTCGCTGCGTCGAAGCCTGGTCCATGGTAATCCCCTGGGTTGGCATTCCGCTCGCGAGTCTCCTGCGCAAACTCGATCCCGGACCGAAGGCTCGCTATGTTGCGTTTGAAACGCTATTCGATCCGAAACAGATGCCAGGGCAGCGCGCACCGATCCTCGACTGGCCGTACCGGGAGGGTCTGCGCATGGATGAAGCGATGCATCCGCTGACCATGCTCGCAACGGGCGTTTACGGCAAACCGTTGCCGAACCAGAACGGCGCGCCATTGCGTCTGGTCGTACCATGGAAATACGGTTTCAAGAGCATAAAATCGATAGTCAGCATCCGCTTCAGCGAGACCCGGCCGCGAACGAGCTGGAACGACGCGGCGCCGAGCGAATATGGATTCTTCGCAAATGTGAATCCGCAGGTAGACCACCCGCGCTGGAGCCAGGCGAGCGAACGACGAATCGGCGCGGGTTTCTTCGCGGCACGTCAGCCGACGTTGATGTTCAATGGCTATGCCGAATTGGTAGCGGATCTGTACAAGGGCATGAACCTGCAGCGCAACTTCTGA
- a CDS encoding protein-methionine-sulfoxide reductase heme-binding subunit MsrQ has product MPPSAKVRIGKTLLVVAVSLPLLVIAAGLFDAPWASLGVDPVREIEHRLGKTALNLLGLTLLVSPLQQLLGKPWLVQLRRTLGLSAFGYALLHLLAYASLDLEFNWAQLGTDIAKRPYITVGVLALAMMLPLAITSTDRLMRRLGRKWLALHRLIYPAATLAVLHYYWQVKRDVREPLVYAAVLAALLGYRWWRQRARLHRRPHLP; this is encoded by the coding sequence ATGCCGCCTTCCGCAAAAGTTCGCATCGGCAAGACTCTGCTCGTCGTGGCGGTTTCGCTGCCACTGCTGGTCATTGCAGCCGGCCTATTCGACGCGCCCTGGGCTTCACTCGGCGTCGATCCAGTCCGCGAGATTGAACACCGGCTTGGCAAGACTGCACTGAATCTGCTTGGCTTGACACTATTGGTGTCACCCCTGCAGCAACTGCTCGGGAAACCCTGGCTGGTACAACTGCGGCGCACACTGGGACTCAGCGCTTTCGGCTATGCGCTTTTGCATCTTCTTGCATATGCCTCGCTCGACCTGGAATTCAACTGGGCACAACTGGGGACCGATATCGCCAAGCGGCCCTACATTACGGTCGGTGTGCTGGCGCTCGCCATGATGCTTCCCTTGGCGATCACATCGACGGACCGCCTGATGCGCAGGCTTGGACGCAAATGGCTCGCGCTACATCGATTGATTTATCCCGCAGCAACGCTCGCCGTCCTTCATTATTACTGGCAAGTCAAACGTGACGTTCGCGAACCGCTGGTGTACGCAGCTGTGCTCGCCGCATTGCTCGGATATCGTTGGTGGCGTCAACGGGCGCGCCTACATCGACGTCCGCACCTGCCATAG
- a CDS encoding HAD-IB family hydrolase has translation MSARPHARLVVFDLDGTITRRDTLVPFLLGWLARKPGRVVFLPLVAVAAARFCFDRDRGRLKSSLIRSILGRASRDELRDYAERFADRLLPSGCLAPALEEIRKQRETGAHMVLLSASPDLYVPIIAERLGFGHCICTQVSWRGELLEGRLLSANRRGEEKARVVRELLEAHADCASWAYGNSRSDLPHLLLVDNAFAINLRGALPPTVKYLRWF, from the coding sequence TTGAGCGCGCGGCCCCATGCTCGACTGGTCGTATTTGATCTGGACGGTACGATCACGCGGCGGGACACGCTGGTACCTTTCCTGCTGGGCTGGCTCGCGCGCAAACCGGGGCGCGTCGTTTTCCTCCCCCTCGTTGCGGTGGCGGCAGCACGATTCTGTTTTGATCGCGACCGTGGGAGACTCAAGTCGAGCCTGATACGCAGCATTCTCGGTCGCGCGAGTCGCGATGAGCTGCGTGACTATGCCGAGCGATTCGCCGACCGCCTCTTGCCAAGCGGCTGTCTCGCGCCTGCACTCGAGGAAATCCGCAAACAACGCGAAACCGGTGCCCATATGGTGCTGTTGTCGGCAAGCCCGGATCTGTATGTACCGATAATTGCTGAGCGCCTGGGCTTTGGTCACTGCATCTGCACACAAGTCAGTTGGCGCGGCGAACTCCTGGAAGGACGGTTGCTGAGCGCCAACCGACGAGGCGAAGAGAAGGCGCGCGTGGTGCGCGAGTTGCTCGAGGCCCACGCCGACTGCGCATCCTGGGCCTATGGCAACAGCCGTTCCGATTTACCTCACCTGCTTCTGGTCGACAACGCATTTGCAATCAACCTGCGCGGCGCATTGCCACCGACGGTCAAGTACCTGCGCTGGTTCTGA